CTCCCCCCTTCCGGCCCCGGAGATACATCCAGGCCAAACCCCGCTCGACGCCGCAGTCCTCAAAGGGCGTCTCCGACAGGAGGGTCTTCGCCTCGGCGGCGGTGTAGCTCGCCCGCAGGGAACCCACCGGCTCCCGTATCCGCCGCAGCTCCCGCGGCACCACCACGGCCGTGACCAGGCAGACGAACAGGTGGACCGGCGCCGGGGCGTCCCGCCGGAGGTCCATGACCAGGAACCGCCCGCCCGGTCTCAGCACCCTGGAAAATTCCGCGAAAATCTCCCCCGGCCGCGACCAGTGGTGCAGCGAAAAGGTGCTTACGACGAAATCGCAGGACCCGTCGGGGAGCGGCAAACTTCCCGAGCCGCCCCGGAGGAGCTCCACCCGCGCCGGGTCCAGGTTGCGCCTGGCTGTGTCGAGGGCTTCT
The bacterium DNA segment above includes these coding regions:
- a CDS encoding class I SAM-dependent methyltransferase, yielding MVWPFIIATAAAVLAVWLVPVRVVRRRSLEGIDVPGAVRAYDAMSRTPGFWLLRQLVLRRLGGWKPEGTLADVGCGPGYLLRAAAKKFPRLRLVGVDIAEEALDTARRNLDPARVELLRGGSGSLPLPDGSCDFVVSTFSLHHWSRPGEIFAEFSRVLRPGGRFLVMDLRRDAPAPVHLFVCLVTAVVVPRELRRIREPVGSLRASYTAAEAKTLLSETPFEDCGVERGLAWMYLRGRKGG